One window of Planctomycetaceae bacterium genomic DNA carries:
- a CDS encoding phage Gp37/Gp68 family protein, translating into MGANSKIEWTDATWNPVTGCTPISAACDNCYAARMAKRLAGCCGYPADDPFRVTLHPELLDEPRRWRRPRRVFVVSMGDLFHKDVPFGWATHVFDVIRDCPKHTFQILTKRPGRMEEFFNGRGGWRYGPPPDNVWLGVTVENQATADERIPMLLRCPAKVRFLSCEPLLGPVNLRLATPCDRRCNEYDYAECPGTNGPCIMQCRVEWVIAGGESGPNARPSHPDWFRSLRDQCAAAGVPYFFKQWGSWAPGNYGSKLNPAQGIYRDGRRLISDEDFQRKGEAWPRSLISHDGNFSFVTRVGKHAAGCLLDGREHKEFPT; encoded by the coding sequence ATGGGAGCCAACAGCAAGATCGAGTGGACGGACGCAACATGGAATCCCGTCACCGGCTGCACGCCAATCAGCGCGGCGTGCGACAACTGCTATGCCGCGCGGATGGCAAAGCGGCTGGCCGGGTGCTGCGGCTACCCGGCCGACGATCCATTTCGCGTGACGCTTCATCCCGAGCTACTCGACGAGCCGCGGCGCTGGCGGAGGCCGCGCCGCGTGTTCGTCGTGAGCATGGGTGACCTCTTCCACAAAGACGTCCCGTTTGGTTGGGCCACGCACGTTTTCGACGTGATCCGAGATTGTCCGAAGCACACGTTCCAAATTCTAACGAAGCGGCCAGGGCGTATGGAGGAGTTTTTTAACGGGCGAGGCGGGTGGCGATATGGTCCACCTCCAGATAACGTCTGGCTGGGTGTCACGGTCGAGAACCAGGCGACCGCCGACGAGCGAATACCGATGCTGTTGCGGTGCCCGGCGAAGGTGCGGTTCTTGTCGTGCGAGCCATTGCTGGGGCCGGTGAATCTTCGTCTCGCAACCCCATGCGACCGTCGATGCAATGAGTACGATTACGCGGAGTGCCCTGGAACGAACGGGCCATGCATCATGCAATGCCGTGTTGAATGGGTCATCGCCGGCGGCGAGAGCGGCCCCAACGCCAGGCCATCGCACCCCGACTGGTTCCGTTCGCTGCGCGATCAGTGCGCGGCGGCTGGCGTGCCTTACTTTTTCAAACAATGGGGATCGTGGGCACCGGGTAATTACGGGTCCAAGTTGAATCCAGCGCAAGGCATCTACCGGGATGGGCGAAGGCTTATTTCCGACGAAGATTTTCAGCGGAAAGGCGAAGCATGGCCTCGATCACTCATATCCCATGATGGCAATTTCAGTTTCGTTACACGTGTTGGCAAGCACGCCGCCGGCTGCCTGCTCGACGGCCGCGAGCACAAGGAGTTCCCCACGTGA
- a CDS encoding phage/plasmid primase, P4 family, with translation MSKTPAKKSPSHKPPDILAIKTAASGRWREILPALAGIAPDFLDGKHHPCPKCGGTDRFRFLGDRDGGCYCNQCFAEKNHDGIASIRWLTGSELPTVLAQLTSYLHLDPAPSHGTTASSPSTPKKAPSKPHKARVWATAEGIVHTIHNALVAKEGPGVRFVRSWKYPTFSVLRFDLPTPAGEKQRKEFRPVHQAPLGTSGTLGWALGYPPGPRPLYRLPEIQAAADTDSSLLTIHGGEKAADAAAASILLPSTTNAGGEEAIRLTDWGPAARFQTVAIVTDNDSAGERFGQAVGAILRTQRPEDQVIKIIRLPGLPPKGDVVEWIAAGGTLEEFLKIVEKTPAADIKPIDATGIKPNEAPDDPHRLARVNLERYATRHDGRTIVFWRDEWYAWKRNRYRKIPEKELRAKIATSIKAEFDRLNIVDVKSYEERKALGLLDPTKDKGPPEVQKVSTHIVGSVLQATSGMTVLSGEIEHNTWLPTKQRLPLISLANGLLNVEALLAGAEPEDFLRPNSPSWFSTVSLPYPFDIAAECPKWLAFLEYNLELDPERIKLLQEWAGYLLLPYTGEQKFMILEGEGANGKSVFCAGIESMLGKDNVSHVPLEIFGERFQLTQTIGKLCNIASDAGEIERAAEGHLKSFTAGNPMTFDRKGMAPLDLAPTARLMVACNNRPRFNDHSDGVFRRMLIVPWRVQIEPKRRIKGMDQTDWWERSGELSGIFNWAVAGLHRLRAQNGFTYSQVMNDTLEEYREEMNPARVFLCENLERSDGSVVRTDHIYRLYRRWCEANGHKPMASGNLGKEVMRVFRGTKKVRRGGKSDRFNAYEGIAYSQDEIAGETTADKELF, from the coding sequence ATGAGCAAGACGCCAGCCAAGAAATCCCCCAGCCACAAGCCCCCCGACATCCTCGCCATCAAGACAGCCGCCTCCGGCCGCTGGCGCGAGATCCTCCCGGCACTGGCGGGCATCGCCCCCGATTTCCTGGACGGCAAACACCACCCCTGCCCCAAGTGCGGCGGGACCGATCGCTTCCGCTTCCTCGGGGATCGGGACGGCGGCTGCTACTGTAATCAATGCTTCGCGGAGAAGAACCACGACGGGATCGCGTCCATCCGCTGGCTGACCGGCAGCGAGCTTCCCACGGTGCTGGCGCAGTTGACGAGCTACCTGCACCTGGATCCTGCTCCATCCCATGGCACCACCGCATCATCCCCCAGCACTCCCAAAAAAGCCCCCAGCAAGCCGCACAAGGCCCGCGTCTGGGCCACCGCGGAAGGCATCGTCCACACGATCCACAATGCCCTGGTTGCCAAGGAAGGCCCAGGCGTGCGGTTCGTGCGGTCCTGGAAGTACCCCACCTTCTCGGTCTTGCGATTCGACCTCCCCACCCCTGCCGGCGAAAAGCAACGCAAGGAATTCCGACCCGTCCACCAGGCCCCGCTCGGCACTTCCGGCACGCTGGGGTGGGCGCTCGGCTATCCGCCTGGACCGCGGCCGCTGTATCGCCTGCCAGAGATCCAGGCGGCCGCCGATACTGATTCATCCCTCCTCACGATCCACGGCGGGGAGAAGGCCGCCGACGCCGCCGCGGCCTCCATCCTCCTCCCCAGCACCACGAACGCCGGCGGCGAGGAGGCCATCCGCCTGACCGATTGGGGCCCGGCGGCTCGCTTCCAGACCGTGGCCATCGTCACAGACAACGATTCGGCCGGCGAGCGATTCGGCCAGGCCGTGGGCGCCATCCTTCGCACCCAGCGGCCCGAGGACCAGGTCATCAAGATCATCCGCTTGCCGGGGCTCCCGCCGAAGGGCGACGTGGTGGAGTGGATCGCGGCCGGGGGCACCCTCGAGGAGTTTCTGAAAATCGTCGAGAAGACGCCGGCCGCCGACATCAAGCCGATCGACGCCACCGGCATCAAGCCCAACGAGGCCCCAGACGACCCGCACCGACTGGCCCGGGTGAACCTCGAGCGCTACGCGACCCGGCACGACGGTCGGACGATCGTCTTTTGGCGGGACGAGTGGTATGCGTGGAAAAGGAATCGTTACCGCAAGATCCCCGAGAAAGAACTGCGCGCGAAGATCGCCACGTCGATCAAGGCGGAATTCGACCGACTCAACATCGTGGATGTCAAGAGCTACGAAGAGCGAAAGGCCCTGGGCCTGCTGGACCCAACGAAAGACAAGGGGCCGCCGGAGGTCCAAAAGGTATCCACGCATATTGTCGGGAGCGTGCTCCAGGCCACGTCGGGGATGACGGTCCTGTCCGGCGAAATCGAGCACAATACCTGGCTGCCGACGAAGCAGCGGCTGCCGCTGATCTCGCTCGCGAACGGCCTGCTCAACGTGGAGGCCCTGTTGGCCGGCGCCGAGCCGGAGGATTTCCTGCGGCCGAACTCTCCGTCTTGGTTCTCAACCGTCAGTCTCCCGTACCCATTCGACATTGCAGCGGAGTGCCCGAAGTGGCTGGCATTCCTGGAGTACAACTTGGAGCTGGACCCCGAGCGAATCAAGCTGCTCCAGGAGTGGGCCGGCTACCTGCTTCTCCCGTACACCGGGGAGCAAAAATTCATGATCCTGGAGGGCGAGGGGGCCAATGGGAAGAGCGTTTTCTGCGCCGGAATCGAGTCCATGCTCGGCAAGGATAACGTCTCCCACGTCCCCCTGGAGATATTCGGCGAGCGGTTCCAGCTCACCCAAACCATCGGCAAGCTCTGCAACATCGCATCGGATGCCGGGGAGATCGAGCGGGCCGCCGAGGGCCACCTGAAATCGTTCACTGCCGGCAACCCCATGACCTTCGATCGCAAGGGGATGGCCCCATTAGACCTCGCTCCAACCGCCCGCCTGATGGTCGCATGCAACAACCGGCCTCGCTTCAACGACCACAGCGATGGGGTATTCCGTCGCATGCTTATCGTGCCTTGGCGCGTGCAGATCGAGCCAAAGCGACGCATCAAAGGGATGGATCAAACCGACTGGTGGGAGCGGTCAGGCGAGCTAAGCGGTATCTTCAACTGGGCGGTTGCCGGCCTGCATCGCCTCAGAGCACAGAACGGATTTACTTACTCGCAAGTGATGAACGATACGCTGGAGGAGTATCGCGAGGAGATGAATCCGGCCCGGGTGTTCCTGTGCGAGAACCTGGAGCGATCCGATGGTTCTGTTGTCCGCACCGACCATATCTACCGCCTGTATCGCCGCTGGTGCGAAGCCAACGGCCACAAGCCGATGGCCTCCGGCAACCTCGGGAAAGAGGTCATGAGGGTGTTTCGCGGAACGAAGAAAGTCAGAAGGGGGGGTAAGTCGGATCGGTTCAACGCTTACGAAGGAATCGCTTACAGCCAGGACGAAATCGCGGGAGAGACAACGGCCGACAAAGAACTATTTTGA
- a CDS encoding ERCC4 domain-containing protein encodes MKTKPAEIEIDLSDGARPPAKPPASLPARSGRRGKSGKPGESAKPNASPRAPSLFRSLSICPFTIIVDTREQLPYTFDDMQEAGREIIVPVIRLGLESGDYSLEGFQDKIAIERKSLQDLYGTLGAGRERFEREFERLAKMDFAAVVIEASATDILHPDEADPCWHSRLDPRSVEGTIAAWSVRYPVVHWWPMGTRRQAEERVFGVLKAWWKEQTQKRKA; translated from the coding sequence GTGAAAACCAAGCCAGCGGAAATCGAGATTGACCTCAGCGACGGCGCGCGGCCTCCCGCGAAACCTCCCGCTAGTCTGCCGGCACGTTCCGGCAGGCGAGGGAAGTCCGGGAAGCCGGGTGAATCGGCGAAGCCTAACGCATCACCCCGCGCGCCGTCGCTATTCCGCTCCCTCTCGATCTGTCCGTTCACGATCATCGTGGACACGCGCGAGCAGCTCCCCTACACCTTCGACGACATGCAGGAGGCCGGCCGGGAAATCATCGTGCCGGTGATCCGCCTGGGCCTGGAGTCAGGCGATTACTCGCTTGAAGGATTTCAGGACAAGATCGCCATCGAGCGGAAATCCCTGCAAGACCTCTACGGCACCCTGGGCGCCGGCCGGGAGCGGTTCGAGCGTGAATTCGAGCGGCTGGCGAAGATGGACTTCGCGGCCGTGGTGATCGAGGCATCCGCCACGGATATCCTGCACCCCGACGAGGCCGACCCCTGCTGGCACTCGCGGCTCGATCCGCGAAGCGTGGAAGGGACGATCGCGGCCTGGTCGGTTCGATATCCCGTGGTCCACTGGTGGCCGATGGGAACGCGGAGGCAGGCGGAGGAGCGGGTATTCGGGGTGCTGAAGGCGTGGTGGAAAGAGCAAACCCAGAAAAGAAAGGCGTGA
- a CDS encoding putative metallopeptidase, translating to MGRKGSKVKKRKKVTVRIIKEKHAGEITEPHRLLADIRRQYHAHLAEAKIGLAWRLGWRSDTDGHMRLGQCRKSSDLDREMYTGFDFVILLNEEAWPTLNEKQKLALLDHELCHAALSMDADGNPKINDRERLVCRTKKHDVEEFRCIVERHGLWTQDLESIARAAVNDKKRPLLNGGGNSSSGGNGSTSTSTPATYTNGVPVPAGTPIEGTAASNVDWRSWKTEVLGHYGLPAGKVKLLCEAGLGTLGKLMRSIQEAAEPGFWYKAIKGLGENGYDALTEAIAAMRQARPEFQADEK from the coding sequence ATGGGACGCAAAGGGAGCAAGGTCAAGAAGCGGAAGAAAGTAACCGTCCGCATCATCAAGGAAAAGCACGCCGGGGAGATCACGGAGCCCCATCGCCTGCTCGCGGATATCCGCCGGCAGTACCACGCGCACCTCGCGGAAGCGAAGATCGGCCTGGCGTGGCGCCTCGGCTGGAGGTCCGACACTGACGGCCACATGCGACTCGGCCAGTGCCGGAAGTCCAGTGACCTCGATCGGGAGATGTACACGGGTTTTGATTTTGTCATCCTCCTGAACGAAGAGGCGTGGCCGACGCTCAACGAGAAGCAGAAGCTGGCGCTACTCGACCACGAGTTGTGCCACGCGGCTTTGTCGATGGACGCCGACGGGAATCCCAAGATCAACGACCGAGAGCGGCTCGTCTGCCGGACCAAGAAGCATGACGTGGAGGAGTTTAGGTGCATCGTGGAGCGGCACGGGTTGTGGACGCAGGATCTGGAGAGTATCGCCAGAGCGGCGGTGAACGATAAGAAGCGGCCGCTGCTGAATGGCGGTGGAAATTCCAGCAGTGGCGGGAATGGAAGCACCAGCACCAGCACCCCCGCAACCTACACCAACGGTGTTCCCGTCCCTGCCGGCACGCCGATCGAAGGCACCGCGGCCAGCAACGTGGATTGGCGATCCTGGAAGACCGAGGTGCTGGGGCACTACGGCCTGCCTGCCGGGAAGGTCAAGCTGCTCTGTGAGGCGGGGCTCGGCACGCTCGGCAAGCTGATGAGGTCGATTCAGGAGGCCGCGGAGCCGGGATTCTGGTACAAGGCAATCAAAGGTCTCGGGGAGAACGGATATGACGCGCTGACCGAGGCGATTGCGGCAATGCGGCAAGCGAGGCCGGAATTCCAAGCGGATGAGAAGTAG
- a CDS encoding DNA cytosine methyltransferase gives MGYTRCHFFAGIAGWDLALQLARWPENRPVWTGSCPCQPFSAAGKRQGQADSRHLWPEFARLIGECRPPTVIGEQVASAIGHGWLDGVFADLEREGYACGAVVLGAHSIGAPHIRQRLYWVADTGEIGRGRRPCEQGSRRDATERGQEVCDAWGGDGEPDRLADAQCPESRLRDGQEPPAEQRRDRPAIDGDACSVCDGRGWYLQRFSDDFATHCRVCGGTGRLADAQCDGRRFDEPILEPQGRVADGRTGPGTPRLGDTTGNGQRERGRSSASVPDQSGGRSIWSDSRPILCRDGKWRRIPLEPALFPLAHGLPNRVGILRGAGNAICPQTAAEFIRAFIESTS, from the coding sequence ATGGGATACACAAGATGCCATTTCTTCGCCGGGATTGCCGGCTGGGATCTCGCCCTCCAGCTTGCCCGATGGCCAGAGAATCGACCAGTCTGGACCGGCTCCTGCCCCTGCCAACCCTTCTCGGCGGCGGGGAAGCGGCAAGGGCAAGCGGACTCCCGCCACCTCTGGCCCGAGTTCGCCCGCCTCATCGGTGAGTGTCGCCCTCCAACGGTCATTGGAGAACAGGTTGCAAGCGCGATTGGCCACGGATGGCTCGATGGAGTATTCGCAGACCTGGAAAGAGAAGGTTACGCCTGCGGGGCGGTCGTACTTGGCGCACACAGCATCGGCGCGCCGCACATCCGACAGCGGTTGTACTGGGTGGCCGACACCGGAGAAATCGGACGCGGACGGCGGCCGTGTGAGCAAGGAAGTCGGCGGGACGCGACCGAGCGGGGCCAAGAGGTCTGTGACGCTTGGGGCGGTGACGGCGAACCTGACAGGCTGGCCGACGCCCAATGTCCCGAATCGCGGTTGCGAGATGGACAAGAGCCACCGGCCGAACAGCGGCGGGATCGACCTGCAATCGACGGCGATGCTTGTTCCGTCTGTGATGGGAGGGGATGGTATCTCCAGAGATTCTCAGATGACTTTGCGACCCACTGCCGGGTATGCGGCGGAACTGGCAGACTGGCCGACGCCCAATGCGATGGAAGGCGGTTCGACGAGCCGATCCTGGAACCGCAAGGACGAGTTGCTGATGGGAGGACTGGGCCTGGGACTCCAAGGCTGGGCGACACCACAGGCAATGGACAGCGAGAACGCGGGCGGTCCTCAGCAAGCGTGCCTGACCAATCAGGCGGAAGGTCGATATGGTCCGACTCCCGCCCCATCCTCTGTCGAGACGGGAAGTGGAGGAGGATACCGCTTGAACCCGCGCTTTTCCCTCTGGCTCATGGGCTTCCCAATCGCGTGGGCATTCTGCGGGGAGCGGGCAACGCCATCTGCCCCCAAACGGCGGCGGAATTCATAAGGGCGTTTATTGAAAGCACATCGTGA
- a CDS encoding helix-turn-helix domain-containing protein, whose product MNRTTMTERIRILDLAARGLCATEIARIVNRNRNLVSAILARPAVEVPAYRCPGCGNRVTLRPCLICLCAERNRRERLVMREGDFR is encoded by the coding sequence ATGAACCGCACCACCATGACCGAGCGGATCCGCATCCTCGACCTGGCCGCCCGTGGCCTCTGCGCCACCGAGATCGCGCGAATCGTCAACCGAAACCGCAACCTGGTCTCTGCCATCCTCGCCCGGCCGGCCGTGGAAGTGCCTGCGTACCGCTGTCCTGGCTGCGGGAATCGCGTCACGCTGCGGCCGTGCCTGATCTGTTTGTGTGCGGAGCGGAATAGGCGGGAGAGGCTGGTGATGCGCGAGGGGGACTTTAGGTGA